The proteins below are encoded in one region of Salvelinus alpinus chromosome 27, SLU_Salpinus.1, whole genome shotgun sequence:
- the LOC139556342 gene encoding uncharacterized protein isoform X4 — protein sequence MSLEEQIRGLSPVAAHALASAEITDDIEIQELTRGDLNELLPGVQHFKLRKKISELINKSKQDTAKPIALVLNKLREFLPVDVMENALVPGGVLHGYFPILRDLEKQLAEALHFIQAHVGLLESYIGEESMEAQSSAASPSVDSATAGNQPSNVEVQKTSVNGTSGPSDWRPSFWWNSSTSEPRNEKQAVKVHSRVCGKTLNTHLALMKQVDDLAVGLKREETRPEDCQVIIAFCPITSRVGTDIDAAMSKVPSNKDVILVVMNHTFDHCFVTSQRSASHYKNVVEEVNVLFHDSSGLLHCETNDKAATLIHKALQKYSSTTYTR from the exons ATGAGTTTGGAAGAGCAAATCAGGGGCCTCTCACCAGTTGCAGCACATGCCCTGGCAA GTGCTGAAATTACAGATGACATTGAAATTCAAGAGTTAACAAGAGGAGATCTGAACGAACTTCTGCCAGGCGTTCAGCATTTTAAACTTAGAAAGAAGATCAGTGAACTTATAAACAAATCTAAACAG GACACAGCTAAACCTATTGCTTTAGTTCTTAACAAGCTGAGGGAATTCCTTCCGGTTGATGTCATGGAGA ATGCACTTGTTCCTGGGGGAGTGTTACATGGCTACTTCCCTATTCTTAGAGATTTGGAGAAGCAGCTGGCCGAAGCCCTGCACTTCATTCAGGCACACGTTGGTTTGCTCGAGAGCTACATTGGAGAAGAGTCCATGGAGGCTCAGAGCAGTGCTGCATCTCCATCAGTTGACTCTGCTACAGCAGGAAACCAGCCATCAAATGTTGAGG TCCAGAAAACATCTGTTAATGGCACCTCAGGACCATCAG ATTGGAGGCCCTCATTTTGGTGGAATTCTAGCACATCTGAACCTCGAAATGAGAAACAAGCAG TTAAAGTCCATTCACGAGTCTGTGGAAAAACCCTGAACACTCACCTTGCACTCATGAAACAAGTGGATGATCTGGCAGTAGGACTAAAGCGAGAGGAGACCAGACCAGAAGACTGCCAGGTCATAATAGCCTTCTGTCCTATTACATCTCGTGTGGGAACAGACATTGATGCCGCCATGAGCAAAGTTCCAA GTAACAAAGATGTCATTCTAGTGGTGATGAACCATACTTTTGATCACTGCTTTGTCACAAGCCAGAGATCTGCATCTCACTACAAAAACGTAGTGGAGGAAGTTAATGTTCTCTTCCATGACTCTTCGGGACTTCTGCATTGTGAAACAAATGATAAAGCAGCGACTCTCATACACAAGGCCTTACAGAAATACAGCAGCACTACTTACACACGTTAA
- the LOC139556342 gene encoding uncharacterized protein isoform X2: MSLEEQIRGLSPVAAHALASAEITDDIEIQELTRGDLNELLPGVQHFKLRKKISELINKSKQDTAKPIALVLNKLREFLPVDVMENALVPGGVLHGYFPILRDLEKQLAEALHFIQAHVGLLESYIGEESMEAQSSAASPSVDSATAGNQPSNVEVQKTSVNGTSGPSALCAADSQSKQCRTEVSGAPTRQTFKETQDETSMSHSHTSGAPDWRPSFWWNSSTSEPRNEKQAVKVHSRVCGKTLNTHLALMKQVDDLAVGLKREETRPEDCQVIIAFCPITSRVGTDIDAAMSKVPSNKDVILVVMNHTFDHCFVTSQRSASHYKNVVEEVNVLFHDSSGLLHCETNDKAATLIHKALQKYSSTTYTR, encoded by the exons ATGAGTTTGGAAGAGCAAATCAGGGGCCTCTCACCAGTTGCAGCACATGCCCTGGCAA GTGCTGAAATTACAGATGACATTGAAATTCAAGAGTTAACAAGAGGAGATCTGAACGAACTTCTGCCAGGCGTTCAGCATTTTAAACTTAGAAAGAAGATCAGTGAACTTATAAACAAATCTAAACAG GACACAGCTAAACCTATTGCTTTAGTTCTTAACAAGCTGAGGGAATTCCTTCCGGTTGATGTCATGGAGA ATGCACTTGTTCCTGGGGGAGTGTTACATGGCTACTTCCCTATTCTTAGAGATTTGGAGAAGCAGCTGGCCGAAGCCCTGCACTTCATTCAGGCACACGTTGGTTTGCTCGAGAGCTACATTGGAGAAGAGTCCATGGAGGCTCAGAGCAGTGCTGCATCTCCATCAGTTGACTCTGCTACAGCAGGAAACCAGCCATCAAATGTTGAGG TCCAGAAAACATCTGTTAATGGCACCTCAGGACCATCAG CCTTATGTGCCGCTGACAGCCAGTCCAAACAATGCAGAACAGAAGTGTCTGGTGCGCCGACCAGACAGACCTTCAAAGAAACTCAAGATGAGACCTCAATGTCACACTCTCATACTTCAGGAGCACCTG ATTGGAGGCCCTCATTTTGGTGGAATTCTAGCACATCTGAACCTCGAAATGAGAAACAAGCAG TTAAAGTCCATTCACGAGTCTGTGGAAAAACCCTGAACACTCACCTTGCACTCATGAAACAAGTGGATGATCTGGCAGTAGGACTAAAGCGAGAGGAGACCAGACCAGAAGACTGCCAGGTCATAATAGCCTTCTGTCCTATTACATCTCGTGTGGGAACAGACATTGATGCCGCCATGAGCAAAGTTCCAA GTAACAAAGATGTCATTCTAGTGGTGATGAACCATACTTTTGATCACTGCTTTGTCACAAGCCAGAGATCTGCATCTCACTACAAAAACGTAGTGGAGGAAGTTAATGTTCTCTTCCATGACTCTTCGGGACTTCTGCATTGTGAAACAAATGATAAAGCAGCGACTCTCATACACAAGGCCTTACAGAAATACAGCAGCACTACTTACACACGTTAA
- the LOC139556342 gene encoding uncharacterized protein isoform X1 has translation MSHTRTMSLEEQIRGLSPVAAHALASAEITDDIEIQELTRGDLNELLPGVQHFKLRKKISELINKSKQDTAKPIALVLNKLREFLPVDVMENALVPGGVLHGYFPILRDLEKQLAEALHFIQAHVGLLESYIGEESMEAQSSAASPSVDSATAGNQPSNVEVQKTSVNGTSGPSALCAADSQSKQCRTEVSGAPTRQTFKETQDETSMSHSHTSGAPDWRPSFWWNSSTSEPRNEKQAVKVHSRVCGKTLNTHLALMKQVDDLAVGLKREETRPEDCQVIIAFCPITSRVGTDIDAAMSKVPSNKDVILVVMNHTFDHCFVTSQRSASHYKNVVEEVNVLFHDSSGLLHCETNDKAATLIHKALQKYSSTTYTR, from the exons ATGAGTCAC ACAAGGACAATGAGTTTGGAAGAGCAAATCAGGGGCCTCTCACCAGTTGCAGCACATGCCCTGGCAA GTGCTGAAATTACAGATGACATTGAAATTCAAGAGTTAACAAGAGGAGATCTGAACGAACTTCTGCCAGGCGTTCAGCATTTTAAACTTAGAAAGAAGATCAGTGAACTTATAAACAAATCTAAACAG GACACAGCTAAACCTATTGCTTTAGTTCTTAACAAGCTGAGGGAATTCCTTCCGGTTGATGTCATGGAGA ATGCACTTGTTCCTGGGGGAGTGTTACATGGCTACTTCCCTATTCTTAGAGATTTGGAGAAGCAGCTGGCCGAAGCCCTGCACTTCATTCAGGCACACGTTGGTTTGCTCGAGAGCTACATTGGAGAAGAGTCCATGGAGGCTCAGAGCAGTGCTGCATCTCCATCAGTTGACTCTGCTACAGCAGGAAACCAGCCATCAAATGTTGAGG TCCAGAAAACATCTGTTAATGGCACCTCAGGACCATCAG CCTTATGTGCCGCTGACAGCCAGTCCAAACAATGCAGAACAGAAGTGTCTGGTGCGCCGACCAGACAGACCTTCAAAGAAACTCAAGATGAGACCTCAATGTCACACTCTCATACTTCAGGAGCACCTG ATTGGAGGCCCTCATTTTGGTGGAATTCTAGCACATCTGAACCTCGAAATGAGAAACAAGCAG TTAAAGTCCATTCACGAGTCTGTGGAAAAACCCTGAACACTCACCTTGCACTCATGAAACAAGTGGATGATCTGGCAGTAGGACTAAAGCGAGAGGAGACCAGACCAGAAGACTGCCAGGTCATAATAGCCTTCTGTCCTATTACATCTCGTGTGGGAACAGACATTGATGCCGCCATGAGCAAAGTTCCAA GTAACAAAGATGTCATTCTAGTGGTGATGAACCATACTTTTGATCACTGCTTTGTCACAAGCCAGAGATCTGCATCTCACTACAAAAACGTAGTGGAGGAAGTTAATGTTCTCTTCCATGACTCTTCGGGACTTCTGCATTGTGAAACAAATGATAAAGCAGCGACTCTCATACACAAGGCCTTACAGAAATACAGCAGCACTACTTACACACGTTAA
- the LOC139556342 gene encoding uncharacterized protein isoform X5 → MSHTRTMSLEEQIRGLSPVAAHALASAEITDDIEIQELTRGDLNELLPGVQHFKLRKKISELINKSKQDTAKPIALVLNKLREFLPVDVMENALVPGGVLHGYFPILRDLEKQLAEALHFIQAHVGLLESYIGEESMEAQSSAASPSVDSATAGNQPSNVEDWRPSFWWNSSTSEPRNEKQAVKVHSRVCGKTLNTHLALMKQVDDLAVGLKREETRPEDCQVIIAFCPITSRVGTDIDAAMSKVPSNKDVILVVMNHTFDHCFVTSQRSASHYKNVVEEVNVLFHDSSGLLHCETNDKAATLIHKALQKYSSTTYTR, encoded by the exons ATGAGTCAC ACAAGGACAATGAGTTTGGAAGAGCAAATCAGGGGCCTCTCACCAGTTGCAGCACATGCCCTGGCAA GTGCTGAAATTACAGATGACATTGAAATTCAAGAGTTAACAAGAGGAGATCTGAACGAACTTCTGCCAGGCGTTCAGCATTTTAAACTTAGAAAGAAGATCAGTGAACTTATAAACAAATCTAAACAG GACACAGCTAAACCTATTGCTTTAGTTCTTAACAAGCTGAGGGAATTCCTTCCGGTTGATGTCATGGAGA ATGCACTTGTTCCTGGGGGAGTGTTACATGGCTACTTCCCTATTCTTAGAGATTTGGAGAAGCAGCTGGCCGAAGCCCTGCACTTCATTCAGGCACACGTTGGTTTGCTCGAGAGCTACATTGGAGAAGAGTCCATGGAGGCTCAGAGCAGTGCTGCATCTCCATCAGTTGACTCTGCTACAGCAGGAAACCAGCCATCAAATGTTGAGG ATTGGAGGCCCTCATTTTGGTGGAATTCTAGCACATCTGAACCTCGAAATGAGAAACAAGCAG TTAAAGTCCATTCACGAGTCTGTGGAAAAACCCTGAACACTCACCTTGCACTCATGAAACAAGTGGATGATCTGGCAGTAGGACTAAAGCGAGAGGAGACCAGACCAGAAGACTGCCAGGTCATAATAGCCTTCTGTCCTATTACATCTCGTGTGGGAACAGACATTGATGCCGCCATGAGCAAAGTTCCAA GTAACAAAGATGTCATTCTAGTGGTGATGAACCATACTTTTGATCACTGCTTTGTCACAAGCCAGAGATCTGCATCTCACTACAAAAACGTAGTGGAGGAAGTTAATGTTCTCTTCCATGACTCTTCGGGACTTCTGCATTGTGAAACAAATGATAAAGCAGCGACTCTCATACACAAGGCCTTACAGAAATACAGCAGCACTACTTACACACGTTAA
- the LOC139556342 gene encoding uncharacterized protein isoform X3 codes for MSHTRTMSLEEQIRGLSPVAAHALASAEITDDIEIQELTRGDLNELLPGVQHFKLRKKISELINKSKQDTAKPIALVLNKLREFLPVDVMENALVPGGVLHGYFPILRDLEKQLAEALHFIQAHVGLLESYIGEESMEAQSSAASPSVDSATAGNQPSNVEVQKTSVNGTSGPSDWRPSFWWNSSTSEPRNEKQAVKVHSRVCGKTLNTHLALMKQVDDLAVGLKREETRPEDCQVIIAFCPITSRVGTDIDAAMSKVPSNKDVILVVMNHTFDHCFVTSQRSASHYKNVVEEVNVLFHDSSGLLHCETNDKAATLIHKALQKYSSTTYTR; via the exons ATGAGTCAC ACAAGGACAATGAGTTTGGAAGAGCAAATCAGGGGCCTCTCACCAGTTGCAGCACATGCCCTGGCAA GTGCTGAAATTACAGATGACATTGAAATTCAAGAGTTAACAAGAGGAGATCTGAACGAACTTCTGCCAGGCGTTCAGCATTTTAAACTTAGAAAGAAGATCAGTGAACTTATAAACAAATCTAAACAG GACACAGCTAAACCTATTGCTTTAGTTCTTAACAAGCTGAGGGAATTCCTTCCGGTTGATGTCATGGAGA ATGCACTTGTTCCTGGGGGAGTGTTACATGGCTACTTCCCTATTCTTAGAGATTTGGAGAAGCAGCTGGCCGAAGCCCTGCACTTCATTCAGGCACACGTTGGTTTGCTCGAGAGCTACATTGGAGAAGAGTCCATGGAGGCTCAGAGCAGTGCTGCATCTCCATCAGTTGACTCTGCTACAGCAGGAAACCAGCCATCAAATGTTGAGG TCCAGAAAACATCTGTTAATGGCACCTCAGGACCATCAG ATTGGAGGCCCTCATTTTGGTGGAATTCTAGCACATCTGAACCTCGAAATGAGAAACAAGCAG TTAAAGTCCATTCACGAGTCTGTGGAAAAACCCTGAACACTCACCTTGCACTCATGAAACAAGTGGATGATCTGGCAGTAGGACTAAAGCGAGAGGAGACCAGACCAGAAGACTGCCAGGTCATAATAGCCTTCTGTCCTATTACATCTCGTGTGGGAACAGACATTGATGCCGCCATGAGCAAAGTTCCAA GTAACAAAGATGTCATTCTAGTGGTGATGAACCATACTTTTGATCACTGCTTTGTCACAAGCCAGAGATCTGCATCTCACTACAAAAACGTAGTGGAGGAAGTTAATGTTCTCTTCCATGACTCTTCGGGACTTCTGCATTGTGAAACAAATGATAAAGCAGCGACTCTCATACACAAGGCCTTACAGAAATACAGCAGCACTACTTACACACGTTAA
- the LOC139556342 gene encoding uncharacterized protein isoform X6, whose translation MSLEEQIRGLSPVAAHALASAEITDDIEIQELTRGDLNELLPGVQHFKLRKKISELINKSKQDTAKPIALVLNKLREFLPVDVMENALVPGGVLHGYFPILRDLEKQLAEALHFIQAHVGLLESYIGEESMEAQSSAASPSVDSATAGNQPSNVEDWRPSFWWNSSTSEPRNEKQAVKVHSRVCGKTLNTHLALMKQVDDLAVGLKREETRPEDCQVIIAFCPITSRVGTDIDAAMSKVPSNKDVILVVMNHTFDHCFVTSQRSASHYKNVVEEVNVLFHDSSGLLHCETNDKAATLIHKALQKYSSTTYTR comes from the exons ATGAGTTTGGAAGAGCAAATCAGGGGCCTCTCACCAGTTGCAGCACATGCCCTGGCAA GTGCTGAAATTACAGATGACATTGAAATTCAAGAGTTAACAAGAGGAGATCTGAACGAACTTCTGCCAGGCGTTCAGCATTTTAAACTTAGAAAGAAGATCAGTGAACTTATAAACAAATCTAAACAG GACACAGCTAAACCTATTGCTTTAGTTCTTAACAAGCTGAGGGAATTCCTTCCGGTTGATGTCATGGAGA ATGCACTTGTTCCTGGGGGAGTGTTACATGGCTACTTCCCTATTCTTAGAGATTTGGAGAAGCAGCTGGCCGAAGCCCTGCACTTCATTCAGGCACACGTTGGTTTGCTCGAGAGCTACATTGGAGAAGAGTCCATGGAGGCTCAGAGCAGTGCTGCATCTCCATCAGTTGACTCTGCTACAGCAGGAAACCAGCCATCAAATGTTGAGG ATTGGAGGCCCTCATTTTGGTGGAATTCTAGCACATCTGAACCTCGAAATGAGAAACAAGCAG TTAAAGTCCATTCACGAGTCTGTGGAAAAACCCTGAACACTCACCTTGCACTCATGAAACAAGTGGATGATCTGGCAGTAGGACTAAAGCGAGAGGAGACCAGACCAGAAGACTGCCAGGTCATAATAGCCTTCTGTCCTATTACATCTCGTGTGGGAACAGACATTGATGCCGCCATGAGCAAAGTTCCAA GTAACAAAGATGTCATTCTAGTGGTGATGAACCATACTTTTGATCACTGCTTTGTCACAAGCCAGAGATCTGCATCTCACTACAAAAACGTAGTGGAGGAAGTTAATGTTCTCTTCCATGACTCTTCGGGACTTCTGCATTGTGAAACAAATGATAAAGCAGCGACTCTCATACACAAGGCCTTACAGAAATACAGCAGCACTACTTACACACGTTAA
- the LOC139556342 gene encoding uncharacterized protein isoform X7 gives MSHTRTMSLEEQIRGLSPVAAHALASAEITDDIEIQELTRGDLNELLPGVQHFKLRKKISELINKSKQDTAKPIALVLNKLREFLPVDVMENALVPGGVLHGYFPILRDLEKQLAEALHFIQAHVGLLESYIGEESMEAQSSAASPSVDSATAGNQPSNVEVQKTSVNGTSGPSALCAADSQSKQCRTEVSGAPTRQTFKETQDETSMSHSHTSGAPDWRPSFWWNSSTSEPRNEKQAVKVHSRVCGKTLNTHLALMKQVDDLAVGLKREETRPEDCQVTKMSF, from the exons ATGAGTCAC ACAAGGACAATGAGTTTGGAAGAGCAAATCAGGGGCCTCTCACCAGTTGCAGCACATGCCCTGGCAA GTGCTGAAATTACAGATGACATTGAAATTCAAGAGTTAACAAGAGGAGATCTGAACGAACTTCTGCCAGGCGTTCAGCATTTTAAACTTAGAAAGAAGATCAGTGAACTTATAAACAAATCTAAACAG GACACAGCTAAACCTATTGCTTTAGTTCTTAACAAGCTGAGGGAATTCCTTCCGGTTGATGTCATGGAGA ATGCACTTGTTCCTGGGGGAGTGTTACATGGCTACTTCCCTATTCTTAGAGATTTGGAGAAGCAGCTGGCCGAAGCCCTGCACTTCATTCAGGCACACGTTGGTTTGCTCGAGAGCTACATTGGAGAAGAGTCCATGGAGGCTCAGAGCAGTGCTGCATCTCCATCAGTTGACTCTGCTACAGCAGGAAACCAGCCATCAAATGTTGAGG TCCAGAAAACATCTGTTAATGGCACCTCAGGACCATCAG CCTTATGTGCCGCTGACAGCCAGTCCAAACAATGCAGAACAGAAGTGTCTGGTGCGCCGACCAGACAGACCTTCAAAGAAACTCAAGATGAGACCTCAATGTCACACTCTCATACTTCAGGAGCACCTG ATTGGAGGCCCTCATTTTGGTGGAATTCTAGCACATCTGAACCTCGAAATGAGAAACAAGCAG TTAAAGTCCATTCACGAGTCTGTGGAAAAACCCTGAACACTCACCTTGCACTCATGAAACAAGTGGATGATCTGGCAGTAGGACTAAAGCGAGAGGAGACCAGACCAGAAGACTGCCAG GTAACAAAGATGTCATTCTAG